Proteins encoded in a region of the Raphanus sativus cultivar WK10039 chromosome 8, ASM80110v3, whole genome shotgun sequence genome:
- the LOC108822975 gene encoding uncharacterized protein LOC108822975 — MIKAAMDLGCLDLGCLSVSDKRSGAADPLHFSSSPSKSGQNKSPRETSALRKSQSKRSSQRKSSPLGWFPRRRGDSYLNRKIKKLQEEVGGMNQTLDETLGDSNPHYCKIVREQMAVRESAGKAMELRKAALVEASWSRILRAARIPSLEAETLMENAEKAAVEAFEAASALGVIMHDKPNSSRKQYRIKTSGTHGGGSPTHTVTASFETAFDVDKEVAAAVKTAFAKLANCPSLSKAEIKDLLRKISENPDQRDSHHEITEASSECDTESDSELGDLHKVDEEVVEREETSSFKMTQLKVKRRQSFGKFNREKLVDMMLERLQGLQEDQLSSLATIVATCGLSEALAEVGNQRLQTTNTEPTVSDHANSTSMDTRSRRDSKSGSFTEGKTTSDGKETEIPSLDKYLVKHMTKLEREVYEAKRVSKDVTEKGRKVPRGVASETVPDLGSILVKHSSKLEKEIEEAKKNPGVNPRTYQKNSSRSKTPLDPVPDLESLLVKKHVSRLEKEVEETIRNCGSMYENVKKSGKQDTGAANVPEVASLESCMVKHASKLEKEVHEAKKRNKEDLEARNLGKVEKSSSLLTEEMGKENMDLNKKAEGQEESLGKILVKPVHRLEREKAASETVYGNLRIKQRKQESDYESLDKILVKHVPKLEKEKLMFKADREAAKAVVEEKENSKSSNDGSMKTVKPTLTRRQMRDKEIQETWGGLGLGESKRPESKKTEVTEDLGEETRPVLTRRQERDKEMLEAWGGLGLGDSGLHQTVNNKHKRKPGSEKMETAAPVLTRRQARDREMQEAWGGLDLGNAIRPSLSKLEREKAAWIKAEEEERTRGN; from the exons GCCGATCCTCTTCACTTTTCGTCTTCCCCTTCCAAATCTGGGCAG AATAAATCACCAAGAGAGACATCAGCTCTTAGAAAATCACAGTCAAAGAGGTCTTCTCAACGTAAATCATCACCTCTTGGCTGGTTTCCACGCAGAAGAGGGGATTCATACTTGAACAGGAAGATCAAGAAGCTACAG GAAGAGGTTGGTGGAATGAATCAGACTCTTGATGAGACTCTTGGCGACTCAAATCCACACTACTGTAAGATTGTAAGAGAACAAATGGCTGTTAGGGAGTCTGCAGGCAAAGCCATGGAGCTCCGCAAGGCGGCTCTTGTTGAAGCATCCTGGTCTAGAATACTTCGAGCTGCTAG GATACCGAGTTTAGAAGCAGAAACATTGATGGAGAATGCAGAAAAGGCTGCGGTGGAGGCCTTTGAAGCAGCGTCTGCTTTGGGAGTGATAATGCATGATAAACCAAACAGCTCAAGGAAGCAGTATCGTATCAAAACATCAGGAACACATGGAGGGGGCTCTCCTACTCATACTGTTACAGCTTCTTTTGAAACTGCATTTGATGTGGATAAAGAAGTAGCAGCTGCTGTTAAGACTGCGTTTGCTAAGCTTGCAAATTGTCCCTCTCTCAGTAAAGCCGAGATTAAAGATCTTCTGAGGAAAATCAGTGAGAATCCTGATCAGCGTGATAGTCATCATGAAATCACTGAGGCGTCTTCTGAATGTGACACAGAGTCTGATTCTGAACTCGGCGATCTCCACAAGGTTGATGAGGAAGTGGTTGAACGTGAGGAGACTTCATCCTTCAAAATGACACAGCTAAAAGTCAAGAGGCGGCAGTCGTTTGGGAAGTTTAACAGGGAGAAGCTAGTGGATATGATGCTTGAGAGGCTTCAGGGCTTACAAGAAGACCAACTCTCAAGTCTTGCAACTATAGTTGCAACTTGCGGTTTAAGTGAGGCTTTGGCTGAAGTTGGTAATCAGAGGCTGCAGACCACAAACACCGAACCAACTGTTTCAGATCATGCGAATTCTACATCAATGGATACAAGATCGAGAAGAGATTCAAAGAGTGGGTCTTTCACTGAAGGAAAAACAACAAGTGATGGAAAAGAGACAGAGATTCCGAGTTTGGACAAGTATCTAGTCAAGCACATGACCAAACTTGAAAGAGAAGTGTATGAAGCCAAAAGGGTTTCAAAGGATGTAACTGAGAAAGGCAGAAAGGTTCCTCGAGGTGTTGCAAGTGAAACTGTTCCAGATCTAGGAAGCATCCTTGTGAAGCATTCTTCAAAGCTTGAGAAAGAGATCGAAGAAGCTAAGAAGAACCCCGGAGTAAATCCTAGGACGTACCAAAAGAACTCAAGCAGAAGCAAAACGCCATTGGATCCTGTCCCGGACTTGGAAAGTTTGCTAGTAAAGAAGCATGTTTCAAGATTGGAGAAGGAAGTTGAAGAAACCATAAGGAACTGCGGAAGCATGTATGAGAACGTGAAGAAATCCGGAAAACAAGATACAGGAGCAGCTAATGTCCCTGAAGTTGCCAGCCTGGAGAGTTGTATGGTTAAACATGCCTCCAAGCTAGAGAAAGAAGTCCACGAagcaaagaagagaaacaaagaaGATCTTGAAGCAAGAAATTTGGGAAAAGTTGAGAAAAGTTCTAGTTTGCTGACAGAAGAGATGGGAAAAGAAAACATGGACTTGAACAAGAAAGCTGAGGGGCAAGAAGAAAGCCTAGGCAAGATCCTGGTCAAGCCGGTGCATAGATTGGAAAGAGAGAAAGCCGCTTCAGAAACAGTCTATGGAAACCTGAGGATCAAACAGAGAAAACAAGAGTCGGATTATGAGAGTTTGGACAAAATTCTGGTGAAGCATGTTCCAAAGCTAGAGAAAGAGAAGCTTATGTTCAAAGCAGATAGGGAAGCGGCCAAAGCTGTAGTAGAAGAGAAGGAGAACTCAAAGAGCAGCAATGACGGGAGCATGAAGACGGTGAAACCGACTCTGACCAGAAGACAAATGAGGGATAAAGAGATACAAGAAACGTGGGGTGGTTTAGGTCTTGGTGAGTCAAAGAGACCTGAAAGCAAGAAAACAGAAGTTACGGAGGATTTGGGAgaagagacaaggccggttcttACCAGACGACAAGAGAGGGACAAAGAAATGCTGGAAGCTTGGGGTGGTTTGGGACTCGGTGACTCAGGCTTGCACCAAACAGTTAACAATAAGCATAAAAGGAAACCTGGAAGCGAGAAGATGGAGACAGCAGCACCAGTGTTAACCA